A genomic segment from Marinitoga sp. 1197 encodes:
- the purB gene encoding adenylosuccinate lyase, with translation MIDRYALSPVKEIWSEEEKYKRWLEIELSVIDAFEEKNIAPKGTAKKIRNQAKIDVEKILKIESIVDHDVIAFIKSITDNMGDEARYFHKGLTSSDIVDTAWSLGLKRAGEIILEEMKKLSQILKEKAIKYKYLSTVGRSHGVHAEPTSFGLKMLSYLAELERNIKRFEISIENISYGKLSGAVGNYANIDPEIEKIALNKLGLKPETVATQVVPRDRHAEFLSSLALIGAGIERIAVEIRHLQKTEVLEAQEPFKKGQRGSSAMPHKKNPILCERLTGMARMLRSYTVSGYENIALWHERDISHSSVERVFLPDATLIAFYMVKKVQYLIDNLIVNEDRIKETFEKSYNLVYSQRVLLSLIDKGLSREESYKFVQKYALKAWEERKDFKKILWENSRIKELFKSEEFDEIFTPDYYLRNIDAIYERFNLK, from the coding sequence ATGATTGATCGATATGCGCTTTCACCTGTAAAAGAAATATGGTCAGAGGAAGAAAAATATAAAAGATGGTTGGAGATTGAGTTATCAGTAATAGATGCATTTGAAGAAAAAAATATAGCACCAAAAGGTACGGCTAAAAAGATCAGGAATCAGGCTAAAATTGACGTAGAAAAAATTTTAAAAATTGAAAGTATAGTAGATCATGATGTAATTGCGTTTATTAAATCAATTACAGATAATATGGGGGATGAGGCAAGATATTTCCACAAGGGATTAACATCTTCTGATATAGTAGATACAGCATGGTCTTTAGGTTTAAAAAGAGCAGGAGAAATAATATTAGAAGAGATGAAAAAATTATCCCAGATTCTAAAAGAAAAAGCTATAAAATATAAATATTTATCCACAGTTGGAAGATCTCATGGCGTTCATGCTGAACCGACATCATTTGGTTTAAAAATGTTATCATATCTTGCTGAATTGGAGAGAAATATAAAACGATTTGAAATATCTATTGAAAATATATCTTATGGAAAATTAAGTGGGGCAGTAGGAAATTATGCAAATATAGATCCGGAAATAGAAAAAATAGCATTGAACAAATTAGGATTAAAACCAGAAACAGTAGCAACGCAGGTTGTTCCAAGGGATAGACATGCAGAATTTTTATCTTCATTAGCGTTAATTGGTGCTGGAATTGAAAGAATAGCTGTTGAAATTAGACATTTACAAAAAACAGAAGTATTAGAAGCTCAGGAACCATTTAAAAAAGGTCAAAGAGGATCTTCCGCAATGCCGCATAAAAAGAACCCTATATTATGCGAAAGGTTAACTGGAATGGCGAGAATGTTGCGAAGCTACACTGTTTCCGGTTATGAAAATATAGCTCTATGGCATGAAAGAGATATATCTCATTCTTCTGTGGAAAGGGTATTTTTACCAGATGCAACATTAATAGCATTTTATATGGTCAAAAAAGTTCAATATCTTATAGATAATCTAATTGTGAATGAAGATAGAATAAAGGAAACATTTGAAAAGTCATATAATCTTGTATATTCTCAGAGAGTATTGCTATCATTAATAGATAAAGGCCTAAGTCGTGAAGAAAGCTATAAATTTGTTCAAAAATATGCATTAAAAGCATGGGAAGAAAGAAAAGACTTTAAAAAAATATTATGGGAAAATAGTAGAATAAAAGAGTTATTTAAGTCCGAAGAATTTGATGAAATATTTACTCCTGATTATTATTTAAGAAATATTGATGCAATATATGAAAGATTCAATTTAAAATAA
- the ispE gene encoding 4-(cytidine 5'-diphospho)-2-C-methyl-D-erythritol kinase yields MLLKAYAKVNLFLDVIEKRVDNYHNILTIFQSIPLYDEIDIEFAEKEMFTSSPELNFPWNNNLIKKAIDTFKNLTEYRFNLKIHLSKKLPEGGGIGGGSADAAAVLRFLKDEYNISDNDIIEIGAKVGGDVPFLIFGGTAIAEGIGDKLTFLEPLKLNFEFNFPGIHISTPEMYNEIDKSWSKLTRFGDPMKLYEGLKERDYIKVKENTFNIFEQVVFPKYPKLKRIKENMDKNSIISLMSGSGSTIFSIQYI; encoded by the coding sequence ATGCTTTTAAAAGCTTATGCGAAGGTTAATCTCTTTTTGGATGTTATAGAAAAACGAGTCGATAACTATCATAATATTCTAACGATTTTCCAAAGTATTCCTTTATATGATGAAATAGATATTGAATTTGCTGAAAAAGAAATGTTTACGTCGTCTCCTGAATTGAATTTCCCTTGGAATAATAACTTGATAAAAAAAGCTATAGATACATTTAAGAACTTAACGGAATATAGGTTTAATTTGAAAATACATTTAAGCAAAAAATTGCCAGAAGGTGGAGGCATTGGCGGCGGAAGCGCTGATGCTGCCGCTGTTTTAAGATTTTTAAAAGATGAATATAATATCTCTGATAATGATATTATTGAAATTGGTGCAAAGGTTGGAGGAGACGTTCCATTTTTAATTTTTGGTGGTACTGCTATTGCTGAAGGGATTGGTGACAAATTAACTTTCTTAGAACCTCTAAAATTAAATTTTGAATTTAATTTTCCTGGTATTCATATATCCACACCAGAAATGTATAATGAAATAGATAAAAGTTGGAGTAAATTAACAAGATTCGGCGATCCAATGAAGTTATATGAAGGATTAAAAGAAAGAGATTATATAAAAGTAAAAGAAAATACATTTAATATCTTTGAGCAGGTGGTTTTTCCAAAATATCCAAAATTAAAAAGAATTAAAGAAAATATGGATAAAAATTCTATTATTTCTTTAATGAGTGGGTCTGGTAGCACTATATTTTCAATACAATATATATAA
- a CDS encoding NUDIX domain-containing protein: MKEKVWVIDNEILNDINFYNGFTIVEQNILEKIFNNAYFIDREIAEKDESTKQIIPYVVIKNKKNKILVVQRTKKQTEKRLHNLYSVGIGGHINPIDKNKNSELTFYNGLNRELNEELYIDELKSLEYVGLILDDSTEVSRVHLGVLFIAYVTNVNIKEKENFKELWLNETEFKDFNGEFEGWSKIALRALEVI, translated from the coding sequence ATGAAAGAAAAAGTTTGGGTAATTGACAATGAAATATTAAATGATATAAACTTTTATAATGGATTTACAATTGTTGAGCAAAATATTTTAGAAAAAATATTTAATAATGCATATTTTATTGATAGAGAAATTGCCGAAAAAGATGAATCAACAAAACAAATAATTCCTTATGTCGTTATCAAGAACAAAAAAAATAAAATATTAGTAGTTCAAAGGACTAAAAAGCAAACAGAAAAAAGATTACATAATTTATATAGTGTTGGAATTGGCGGCCACATTAATCCAATAGATAAAAATAAAAATTCAGAATTAACATTTTATAACGGATTAAACAGAGAATTAAATGAAGAATTATATATTGATGAATTAAAATCATTAGAATACGTCGGTCTTATTTTAGATGATTCTACAGAAGTTTCAAGGGTTCATCTTGGTGTTTTATTTATTGCATATGTTACAAATGTTAATATTAAAGAAAAAGAAAACTTTAAAGAACTTTGGCTAAACGAAACAGAGTTTAAAGATTTCAATGGAGAATTTGAGGGTTGGTCTAAAATAGCATTAAGAGCCTTAGAGGTGATTTAA